A single Penaeus chinensis breed Huanghai No. 1 chromosome 7, ASM1920278v2, whole genome shotgun sequence DNA region contains:
- the LOC125027069 gene encoding uncharacterized protein LOC125027069, with protein MRDNSGSTFSMRITSVVLSDSHPSSVASVSPSCSGVKHMKAENTEISMPYDKKIAKYYTSEYIRPRNLARGRMVTSAVHEEEDEDDQGRRSCCPKHVTQVSPSYPASVTQLRELSHPEQTTEMSKLQHSARESNPGNSVEEGKLSYPDYVTQESNPSYSQHFIQGNKPNYPSYSEHFSQEDSSNDREMCDDYMNHHNKKACEIVCVQCSASNQSESYSASPERFCERRCPCLCHEIEVPSENAILSPEGAQSSPSGHEDNPSAVRLPGPWPSSRASAFTEHEPSSSCPASLNWAPEPPGNAGTGNNLTLREYLVELERIRRPQGNGGDVEKRSHRRNCIILIVFIICINVTIGLIRGLSGLPGVTDE; from the exons ATGCGAGATAATTCCGGTTCTACGTTTTCTATGAGGATCACCAGTGTCGTTCTCTCTGACAGCCACCCCAGCTCTGTTGCTAGTGTTAGTCCATCTTGCAGTGGTGTAAAGCATATGAAGGCAGAGAATACAGAAATATCAATGCCTTATGATAAGAAAATTGCAAAATATTATACAAGTGAATATATTCGGCCTCGAAATCTG GCTCGAGGGAGAATGGTGACGTCAGCAGTGcacgaggaagaggacgaggacgaccaAGGAAGGCGCTCATGTTGCCCTAAACATGTTACTCAAGTTAGCCCAAGTTACCCGGCAAGTGTTACACAATTAAGGGAACTAAGTCACCCAGAACAAACTACGGAAATGAGTAAATTGCAACATAGTGCCCGTGAAAGCAACCCAGGTAATTCTGTCGAAGAGGGTAAGCTAAGTTACCCGGATTATGTTACCCAAGAAAGTAACCCTAGTTACTCCCAGCACTTTATCCAAGGAAATAAACCAAATTATCCTAGTTACTCTGAGCATTTCAGTCAAGAAGACAGCTCCAACGACAGGGAAATGTGTGACGATTACATGAATCACCATAACAAAAAAGCGTGTGAGATCGTGTGCGTCCAGTGTTCCGCGTCGAATCAATCTGAAAGCTATTCGGCTTCCCCGGAGCGCTTTTGTGAACGACGCTGTCCTTGTTTGTGCCACGAGATCGAAGTCCCTTCCGAAAACGCCATACTCTCCCCTGAAGGCGCCCAGAGCAGCCCCAGTGGCCACGAAGACAACCCTTCTGCCGTGAGACTCCCAGGGCCTTGGCCTTCGTCTCGCGCCTCTGCGTTTACGGAACACGAGCCGTCTTCGTCTTGCCCCGCCTCCCTGAACTGGGCACCCGAGCCTCCGGGAAACGCAGGGACGGGGAACAACCTCACCCTCAGGGAATACTTGGTGGAGCTCGAACGGATTCGACGGCCACAGGGCAATGGCGGTGACGTGGAAAAGAGAAGTCACAGAAGGAACTGCATTATTCTCATAGTGTTCATTATTTGCATAAACGTTACCATCGGTCTTATTCGTGGGTTGAGTGGTCTGCCAGGCGTAACGGATGAGTGA
- the LOC125027070 gene encoding uncharacterized protein LOC125027070 produces the protein MTVVGQTQGSQDSAEDGSGGGSEPPEQMQQRIATLNNNNNYRNNTQPPEYPCNDVCVRCGKKVAELVVGNVENQSTDTVNECPCECHKQLYHPLAEPLIATQESQPSPPVQSSVGVGASQPGVQGLPPHIPPGGPDCLPGCGYSGLPCYNCSLQPVPPQRESNGPLTNVMPAVPQNAIPSTFIPHVFTVELQDDMVGSNVHGNAEQDHVILHNEEDPRAKKRRRTCLSILIAVIAVNVAFQMFKLL, from the coding sequence ATGACTGTGGTTGGTCAGACACAGGGTAGTCAGGACAGTGCCGAAGATGGCTCTGGAGGAGGTTCTGAACCCCCTGAACAAATGCAACAGAGAATAGCCACcttgaataacaacaataactacagaaATAACACACAGCCCCCAGAGTACCCATGTAATGATGTGTGTGTCCGCTGTGGTAAAAAGGTAGCAGAGCTAGTTGTCGGTAATGTGGAGAACCAGTCCACAGACACTGTAAATGAATGTCCCTGTGAATGTCATAAGCAGCTTTACCACCCACTCGCAGAGCCCCTCATAGCCACTCAAGAGTCTCAGCCAAGTCCTCCCGTCCAGTCCAGCGTGGGAGTTGGGGCCTCGCAACCCGGCGTGCAAGGACTCCCCCCACACATCCCACCAGGAGGCCCAGACTGTCTTCCTGGCTGCGGTTATTCAGGCTTGCCATGCTACAACTGTAGTTTGCAGCCTGTCCCCCCCCAGAGAGAGAGTAACGGCCCACTGACAAATGTGATGCCTGCTGTGCCACAGAATGCGATACCTTCAACTTTTATACCTCATGTTTTTACCGTGGAACTGCAGGATGACATGGTCGGGAGCAATGTACATGGTAATGCAGAGCAAGACCATGTCATCTTGCACAATGAAGAGGATCCTCGAGCTAAGAAAAGGCGCAGAACATGCTTGTCTATACTAATTGCTGTTATAGCTGTAAATGTGGCCTTCCAGATGTTTAAGCTGCTTTAA